The Halomonas sp. KG2 genome contains a region encoding:
- a CDS encoding beta-ketoacyl synthase — protein sequence MGGINPAGRTSGHQAFRRTVLDALPADQQRQTLEGLAALMRLAEHSANGWHDSAGQPIDSPAQTLRDHVLNHTLIRRNEDPRFLAPGLPANRRAEMTLSEPVRFTLRRRQLPEQLPEGWQVEDIDAKVVAVTVPAGNFSALLPDALEPKVRAAAQLPSGFDPASLYRSVHHPRGLSMAVFSASDCLGASGLAWETIRQRLDPDHIAVYAGNSIGQLDDQGWGGLLKSLVSGQRATSKQMPLGYGQMPADFLNAYVLGSVGSTGAALGACASFLYNLRLGIDDIRTGRCRVVMVGTADAPITPEIIEGFRAMGALADDASLKALDSLALLTDADYQRACRPFARNCGFTMAEASQFVLLMDDALALELGADILGSVPDVFVNADGFKRSISAPGIGNYITLGKAAALVKDMLGEKALKERTFLHAHGTSTPKNRTTESHVFDEIARANGIDNWPVVAIKAFIGHSQGSAAGDQLVNALGSFAHGLLPGIPTLDAVADDVYAKRLRFSTTPVAFSADAAFINAKGFGGNNATGVVLSPQVTERLLTQRHGSAAISAWKTRREAVRENAAAYLADADHGHYAPRYQFGEAVLEGPELEIHADRIHIPGYDHAVSLTADNPFGQLDEQETPE from the coding sequence ATGGGCGGCATCAATCCCGCCGGCAGAACCTCGGGCCACCAGGCCTTCCGCCGCACCGTGCTTGATGCTCTTCCAGCTGACCAGCAGCGCCAAACACTGGAAGGCTTGGCAGCGCTTATGCGCCTTGCCGAGCATTCCGCTAACGGCTGGCATGATAGCGCCGGCCAGCCCATTGACTCCCCTGCTCAAACCTTGCGCGATCATGTGCTTAACCACACATTGATTCGGCGCAACGAGGATCCACGCTTTCTCGCCCCGGGCTTGCCAGCCAACCGACGGGCAGAAATGACGCTGTCTGAACCGGTGCGTTTTACATTGCGCCGCCGTCAGCTGCCCGAACAGCTGCCTGAAGGATGGCAGGTGGAGGACATCGACGCGAAGGTAGTCGCCGTCACCGTGCCCGCGGGCAACTTTAGTGCTCTGCTGCCTGACGCCTTAGAGCCCAAGGTGCGTGCAGCCGCCCAACTGCCGAGTGGCTTCGACCCCGCTAGCCTTTACCGTAGCGTGCATCATCCGCGCGGGCTGTCGATGGCAGTCTTTAGTGCTAGTGACTGCCTAGGTGCCAGCGGGCTCGCTTGGGAAACAATTCGCCAGCGGCTTGACCCTGACCATATCGCTGTATATGCGGGCAACTCTATTGGCCAATTAGATGACCAAGGCTGGGGCGGCTTACTAAAGAGCTTGGTGAGTGGCCAACGTGCCACGTCTAAGCAAATGCCGCTGGGCTACGGGCAAATGCCCGCTGACTTCCTCAATGCCTACGTATTAGGCAGTGTGGGGAGTACGGGTGCTGCCTTAGGTGCCTGCGCAAGCTTTTTATATAACCTGCGCCTAGGTATTGATGATATTCGCACAGGGCGCTGCCGGGTCGTTATGGTAGGCACCGCAGATGCGCCGATTACCCCCGAAATCATCGAAGGCTTCCGCGCGATGGGCGCACTGGCCGATGATGCCAGCCTGAAAGCACTGGATTCTTTAGCGCTACTTACCGACGCTGACTACCAGCGCGCCTGTCGCCCGTTTGCACGTAACTGTGGCTTCACCATGGCGGAAGCAAGTCAGTTCGTACTGTTAATGGACGATGCGTTAGCGCTTGAGTTAGGGGCGGATATTCTAGGTTCAGTGCCTGATGTATTCGTTAACGCTGATGGCTTTAAGCGCTCTATTTCCGCACCCGGCATTGGTAACTACATCACCCTGGGCAAGGCAGCCGCTTTGGTAAAAGATATGCTAGGTGAGAAAGCGCTAAAAGAGCGTACCTTCCTGCATGCCCATGGCACCAGCACCCCTAAAAACCGTACTACCGAATCCCATGTTTTCGATGAAATTGCCCGCGCAAATGGCATCGATAACTGGCCAGTGGTCGCTATTAAAGCGTTTATCGGCCACTCCCAAGGGTCTGCGGCAGGCGATCAATTGGTAAACGCTTTGGGCAGCTTTGCCCATGGGTTACTGCCAGGTATTCCTACCTTAGACGCGGTCGCGGACGATGTGTACGCTAAGCGGCTACGTTTTTCCACTACCCCAGTGGCATTTAGCGCCGATGCGGCGTTTATTAATGCAAAAGGGTTCGGTGGTAATAACGCTACTGGCGTTGTGCTCTCCCCTCAGGTCACCGAACGATTGCTCACTCAACGCCACGGCAGCGCTGCCATCAGCGCTTGGAAAACACGTCGGGAAGCTGTGCGCGAGAATGCCGCCGCTTATTTAGCAGACGCTGATCATGGGCACTATGCGCCTCGTTATCAGTTTGGTGAAGCCGTTCTAGAAGGCCCCGAGCTTGAGATCCACGCCGACCGCATTCATATCCCGGGCTATGATCACGCCGTTTCGCTAACGGCGGATAACCCTTTTGGTCAGCTTGACGAGCAGGAGACACCCGAATGA
- a CDS encoding PLP-dependent aminotransferase family protein: MTIWVPSLECFSGPRYRAIAQSIGAAISAGELAPGERLPPQRRLADALGVTVGTVTRGYAEAEHHGWVTARVGSGTFVKQPAPRTVFDMAWRQNDDSDVIDLSLSLPPPHPLRLQAFSAALKAMSESPSAVTRGVSYLDARGAEGHRERLAGWLAQLGMSLDADELLITQGGQHGISLVLSTLLRPGELMATDALTYPGAISAAQQAHLKMVGIAFDESGMCMEALEAQCARQPPRLIYVTPDQNNPTGACLSEERREQLVALARRYDSWLLEDGVQYLPAEQRGTPLYQLAPERTLFVFSTAKVLAGGLRIGVLRTPNKLLERLAAGLRAQSWMVPPLMVDIACYWIAQPEAASLLAWQTEELAARQQIVTEVLSDYTLGRSHNGSNVWLTLPEGSRAIELCERLQLQGVKVSNAEPFCVGSTPAPQAIRICIGAAADRQTLTQALNVIKQCLAQPPLATVTV, encoded by the coding sequence ATGACAATTTGGGTGCCTTCACTTGAGTGTTTTTCTGGGCCACGCTATCGCGCGATTGCTCAATCTATTGGCGCAGCCATCTCGGCCGGCGAACTTGCCCCAGGCGAACGTTTACCACCTCAGCGGCGCTTAGCGGATGCGTTGGGGGTAACCGTAGGCACTGTTACCCGGGGGTATGCTGAGGCAGAGCACCATGGCTGGGTAACCGCTCGAGTAGGCAGCGGAACCTTTGTCAAACAACCTGCACCAAGAACCGTTTTTGATATGGCATGGCGTCAGAATGATGACAGCGATGTCATTGATTTAAGCTTAAGCTTGCCGCCGCCTCATCCGCTTCGTTTGCAGGCGTTCAGTGCTGCATTAAAGGCTATGAGCGAATCGCCTTCTGCAGTAACGCGAGGAGTTTCCTATCTTGATGCGAGGGGAGCCGAAGGCCACCGCGAGAGGTTGGCAGGGTGGCTAGCGCAGCTAGGTATGTCGCTGGATGCGGATGAGCTACTGATTACTCAGGGAGGACAGCATGGCATTAGTCTGGTGCTGAGTACGTTGCTGCGCCCTGGCGAACTGATGGCGACCGATGCCTTGACCTATCCAGGTGCCATTAGCGCTGCCCAGCAAGCACACCTAAAAATGGTCGGCATTGCCTTTGACGAATCGGGGATGTGTATGGAGGCGCTGGAGGCCCAGTGCGCCCGCCAGCCACCCAGGTTAATCTATGTGACACCCGATCAGAATAACCCTACCGGGGCTTGCCTCAGCGAGGAGCGGCGAGAGCAATTGGTGGCACTTGCCAGACGCTATGACAGCTGGCTACTGGAAGATGGTGTGCAGTATTTACCTGCTGAGCAGCGCGGCACACCGCTGTATCAGTTAGCACCAGAACGAACGCTATTTGTCTTCAGTACCGCAAAGGTATTAGCGGGTGGGCTGCGTATCGGAGTCTTGCGGACGCCTAATAAGCTGCTTGAACGCCTAGCCGCTGGGTTAAGAGCGCAGAGTTGGATGGTGCCGCCGCTGATGGTTGATATTGCCTGTTATTGGATCGCTCAGCCCGAGGCAGCTTCGTTGCTTGCATGGCAAACCGAGGAGCTGGCCGCGCGACAGCAAATAGTGACAGAGGTGCTTTCCGATTACACGCTGGGTCGAAGCCACAATGGCAGCAATGTCTGGCTTACGCTGCCGGAAGGGAGCCGTGCCATCGAGCTGTGTGAACGCTTGCAGCTGCAAGGCGTTAAAGTTTCAAATGCGGAGCCTTTTTGTGTGGGAAGTACGCCTGCGCCCCAGGCCATTAGGATCTGTATTGGCGCTGCTGCTGACAGGCAGACATTAACCCAGGCGCTGAACGTTATTAAGCAGTGCTTGGCTCAGCCACCGTTGGCGACCGTTACCGTATAG
- a CDS encoding I78 family peptidase inhibitor yields MNHPFRCAKKKLASLTVLLASVLPVSVLLAACAGSPDNVSAPEPPAVGQPSAEMRTTCDAEAVQYAIGTSFDEANVPALQSESGAKQVRVLRPSSAATMDYREDRLNILLEINDTIEALRCG; encoded by the coding sequence ATGAATCATCCATTCCGCTGTGCGAAGAAAAAATTGGCCAGCCTCACGGTATTACTCGCATCGGTGTTACCAGTCTCGGTGTTATTGGCGGCATGCGCAGGCTCACCCGATAATGTCTCTGCTCCAGAGCCTCCAGCTGTTGGTCAGCCTTCTGCCGAAATGCGCACCACATGCGATGCTGAAGCGGTTCAGTACGCCATTGGCACGTCTTTTGATGAAGCTAATGTACCCGCTCTACAAAGTGAGAGTGGTGCCAAGCAGGTTAGGGTGCTCAGGCCTAGCAGCGCCGCCACCATGGATTATCGCGAAGACCGCTTAAATATTCTTCTTGAAATTAATGACACGATTGAAGCGCTGCGCTGCGGCTAG
- a CDS encoding ion transporter, translating to MPARERYPHLPKSVEYAHIGWDFFILAAVIINLSLLLFDSLFLIGPINDTIASLTPGFHAFYDTVIHSRFITIDLFFVGIFIADVLLGWTVAIAERRYHRWFFYPFVNWYDVLGCIPLSGFRLLRVLRVVSLLNRLHRLRLIDVTRWSSYRFLAKYYDILLEELSDRIALRLLGNVQEQVIASDSLTERVIDRVILPRKAQLIHEIAQRLETTVGQAYQQNRIAIMAAIDDLVSRTLRESPEIQKLHRLPMGYTASNAMQASLSGVAQRLVDELAQGIHSTEFRQLVERTAETGFNSWLTVDETSAHVTEQVLYDILEMLKEQVRHQGWKDRYE from the coding sequence ATGCCCGCTAGGGAGCGCTACCCACACCTACCTAAAAGCGTTGAGTATGCGCATATCGGCTGGGATTTTTTTATTCTCGCCGCGGTTATCATCAACCTTAGCCTGTTACTGTTTGACTCGTTATTTCTGATTGGGCCAATTAACGACACCATTGCCAGCCTCACACCCGGCTTTCACGCTTTTTACGACACAGTGATCCACAGCCGTTTTATTACCATCGACTTATTTTTCGTGGGTATTTTTATAGCGGATGTACTGCTGGGCTGGACGGTAGCAATTGCCGAACGGCGCTATCACCGCTGGTTTTTCTACCCGTTTGTTAACTGGTACGACGTACTTGGCTGCATCCCCCTTAGCGGGTTCCGCTTATTGCGCGTACTGCGTGTCGTGTCACTCTTAAACCGACTGCACCGGCTGCGCTTGATTGATGTAACCCGCTGGTCCAGCTACCGCTTTTTGGCCAAGTATTACGACATCCTGTTGGAAGAACTTTCCGACCGCATTGCACTGCGCTTACTAGGCAATGTGCAAGAGCAAGTTATCGCTAGCGATTCACTTACAGAGCGGGTTATTGATCGCGTTATCCTCCCTCGCAAGGCTCAGCTCATTCATGAAATTGCTCAGCGGTTAGAAACAACGGTGGGACAAGCCTATCAACAAAACCGCATCGCTATCATGGCGGCGATTGATGACTTAGTTAGCCGAACACTGCGGGAAAGCCCAGAAATTCAAAAACTACACCGCCTTCCCATGGGGTACACGGCTTCAAACGCTATGCAGGCGTCACTTAGCGGAGTTGCCCAGCGGCTAGTGGATGAACTCGCTCAGGGCATTCACTCAACAGAGTTTCGCCAACTGGTTGAGCGTACAGCAGAAACGGGCTTCAACAGCTGGCTAACTGTGGATGAAACAAGCGCGCATGTCACCGAACAAGTGCTTTACGACATTCTCGAAATGCTCAAAGAGCAGGTACGCCATCAAGGATGGAAGGACCGTTATGAGTAG
- a CDS encoding short-chain fatty acid transporter, producing MLKLISKPAVKLVERYLPDPYIFVLLLTLIASVAAIAVERQTPLAVLRMWGDGFWGLLTFSMQMLLVLVTGFMLASSPPVKRILQKIASTAKSPGGAIILVTLVSLAASWINWGFGLVVGALFAKELARLVRVDYRLLVASAYSGFVVWHGGLAGSIPLTIATEGHFSADQIGVIGTGSTIFAFFNLAIVICLFIAVPLVNRFMLPDEKDSVYVDPKLLNDEPEQQGRITRPAEKLENSMPLALLVGVPGLLFLLDHFLLRSGGLNLNVVNFLFLFLAIVLHRTPRNLLNSLNEAIKGGAGIVIQFPFYAGIMAIMVQSGLAQSMSEWLVSFATATSLPFWSFLSAGIVNLFVPSGGGQWAVQAPVMLPAAEALGADIPRIAMAVAWGDAWTNLLQPFWALPVLAIAGLKAKDIMGFCLIQLFVTGIIISVGLVWL from the coding sequence ATGTTAAAACTCATATCAAAACCGGCAGTTAAGCTGGTAGAGCGCTATTTGCCAGACCCCTATATCTTTGTTCTGCTCCTCACGTTAATTGCCTCCGTGGCTGCCATCGCCGTTGAGCGCCAAACACCGCTTGCCGTGCTGCGCATGTGGGGAGATGGTTTTTGGGGGCTACTCACCTTCTCAATGCAAATGCTGCTGGTACTCGTCACGGGCTTTATGCTGGCAAGCTCACCACCGGTCAAACGCATTCTGCAGAAAATCGCTAGCACTGCGAAAAGCCCTGGTGGCGCGATCATTTTAGTCACGCTCGTTTCGCTCGCGGCTAGTTGGATTAACTGGGGGTTTGGCTTGGTGGTTGGGGCGCTTTTTGCCAAAGAGCTCGCTCGCTTGGTACGAGTGGACTATCGGCTTCTAGTTGCCAGTGCTTACTCAGGCTTCGTGGTATGGCATGGCGGTCTTGCGGGTTCCATTCCGTTGACCATTGCTACTGAAGGCCACTTCTCCGCTGATCAAATCGGCGTTATCGGTACCGGCTCAACCATTTTTGCCTTCTTTAACCTTGCGATTGTTATTTGTCTGTTTATCGCCGTACCGCTGGTTAACCGCTTCATGCTGCCGGACGAAAAGGACAGCGTTTATGTGGATCCCAAGCTGCTAAACGACGAGCCCGAGCAGCAAGGCCGTATTACCCGCCCAGCCGAAAAGCTCGAAAACAGTATGCCTCTCGCCCTGCTAGTGGGCGTTCCAGGGCTGCTGTTCCTGCTCGACCACTTTCTACTCCGTAGCGGTGGCTTGAACCTGAACGTGGTTAATTTCCTGTTCTTATTCTTAGCTATTGTGCTGCATCGTACACCGCGCAACCTGCTCAACAGTTTGAACGAAGCCATAAAAGGCGGCGCTGGCATCGTCATTCAGTTCCCCTTCTACGCGGGCATTATGGCCATAATGGTGCAGTCGGGATTGGCTCAGAGCATGTCTGAGTGGTTAGTCTCTTTCGCCACCGCTACGTCGCTGCCATTCTGGTCCTTCCTAAGTGCTGGCATCGTGAACCTGTTCGTGCCTTCCGGCGGTGGCCAATGGGCTGTTCAAGCCCCAGTCATGCTACCTGCCGCAGAAGCGCTGGGTGCTGATATTCCACGTATTGCCATGGCAGTGGCCTGGGGCGATGCCTGGACGAACTTATTGCAGCCTTTCTGGGCATTGCCGGTTCTGGCTATCGCAGGCCTGAAAGCGAAAGACATAATGGGCTTCTGTCTTATCCAGCTATTTGTTACCGGCATTATCATTTCTGTTGGCCTAGTATGGCTCTAG
- a CDS encoding acyl-CoA thioesterase, with protein MSDTQVEHSALPGQHELSMTVLMTPDMANFSGKVHGGAILKKLDEVAYACASRYSGHYVVTLSVDQVLFKQPIHVGELVTFLASVNHVGRSSMEIGVKVVAEDIREKLIRHTNSCYLTMVAVDSDGKPALVPPLALETSLQKLRFEKAALRKKLRKQAEQEELLTHKNHHQQHS; from the coding sequence ATGTCTGACACCCAGGTTGAACATAGCGCCCTACCCGGCCAGCATGAACTCTCTATGACGGTTCTTATGACACCCGATATGGCGAACTTCAGTGGCAAAGTACACGGTGGTGCTATTCTTAAAAAACTCGATGAAGTGGCCTATGCTTGCGCCAGCCGTTATTCGGGCCACTATGTCGTCACGCTTTCCGTCGATCAGGTGTTGTTTAAACAGCCAATTCACGTCGGCGAGCTGGTGACCTTTCTTGCCAGCGTCAATCATGTGGGGCGCTCTTCTATGGAGATCGGGGTTAAGGTAGTGGCCGAAGATATTCGTGAGAAGCTGATTCGTCACACCAATAGCTGTTATCTCACCATGGTGGCAGTAGATTCAGACGGAAAGCCCGCGTTAGTGCCACCGCTAGCGTTGGAAACGTCGCTACAGAAGTTGAGATTCGAAAAAGCCGCGCTACGCAAAAAACTGCGTAAGCAAGCAGAGCAAGAAGAGTTGCTAACTCATAAAAACCACCATCAGCAGCACTCTTAA
- a CDS encoding LysE family translocator, whose product MNNEWLLLGPAALYMMSMTLTPGPNNIMLTASGANFGFRRTMPHMWGILGGCFLLFSGIALGLGVLFERFPMVQTTLRWVGSAYLLYLAWKIATAPPPNLNGTQHGVPLTFFQAAMFQFANPKAWVMGLALMAGFLPENGQPVVNALVLAGFAELVALPCIALWAAFGSAIGQWIKSDQAWRVFNITMGLLTAACVVLILR is encoded by the coding sequence ATGAATAACGAATGGCTACTGCTTGGCCCGGCTGCGCTTTATATGATGTCGATGACGCTTACCCCTGGGCCAAACAATATTATGTTGACCGCCTCTGGGGCGAATTTTGGTTTTCGCAGAACCATGCCTCATATGTGGGGCATTTTAGGCGGCTGTTTTCTGCTGTTTTCCGGTATCGCGCTGGGGCTAGGCGTATTGTTTGAACGCTTTCCTATGGTGCAAACGACACTCCGCTGGGTGGGTAGCGCCTATTTGTTGTATTTAGCCTGGAAGATAGCCACTGCACCACCGCCGAATCTCAACGGAACTCAACACGGAGTGCCGTTAACCTTTTTCCAAGCCGCGATGTTTCAATTCGCCAACCCCAAAGCGTGGGTAATGGGGTTGGCGTTGATGGCTGGGTTTCTGCCCGAAAATGGCCAACCGGTGGTAAACGCACTGGTGTTAGCAGGCTTTGCGGAGTTGGTCGCGCTGCCGTGCATTGCCCTGTGGGCAGCGTTTGGCAGCGCGATTGGACAGTGGATCAAAAGTGACCAAGCATGGCGGGTATTTAATATCACTATGGGACTATTAACGGCCGCCTGCGTCGTACTGATCTTACGCTAG
- a CDS encoding MATE family efflux transporter, producing the protein MRIWTLAWPIILSNITVPLLGLVDTAVVGHLPDSRYLAAVTLGATLFSFLYWGFGFLRMGTTGLVAQAIGREAHSDVRNLLGQSLIMAAVIGALLIIFGSPLISLGLWLLDGSEAATPLAREYAEIRLWSAPAVLANYAILGWFLGQQNARVTLMILVLTNSVNIVLDLWFVVGLGMTSGGVALASVIADYSALTFGSYLVLRQLGHLEGCFQRQRLLVVSAYSALVNVNANLFVRTLGLLFAMAFFTAQGARQGDTVLAANAVLLQFIMLTSYALDGFAHAAESLVGRAYGRRDWQAFAAIVRATAQFSFWTAAVATFAFALGGNYLVAMLTGLTEVRATAASYLPWMIVMPLIAVWSYLLDGVFIGTTAVREMRNSIFIGLAVYLPTWWLSQGLGNHGLWLAFTLFMLTRSVVLIAYYYRYRQRHWCPQG; encoded by the coding sequence GTGCGTATTTGGACTCTTGCCTGGCCAATCATTCTTTCGAATATAACAGTTCCCTTACTAGGGCTGGTCGATACCGCGGTGGTCGGGCACCTGCCCGATTCTCGCTATCTGGCTGCCGTGACCCTCGGGGCGACGCTGTTTAGTTTCCTCTATTGGGGATTTGGCTTTTTACGCATGGGCACCACGGGGTTGGTTGCCCAGGCAATCGGCCGCGAAGCACATAGCGATGTGCGCAATTTGCTGGGTCAGTCACTTATTATGGCGGCCGTTATCGGCGCGCTACTGATTATCTTTGGCTCGCCGCTGATTTCGCTCGGCTTGTGGCTATTAGACGGCAGTGAAGCGGCGACACCACTGGCACGCGAGTATGCCGAAATACGCCTCTGGTCAGCCCCGGCAGTGCTGGCGAACTACGCCATCCTCGGCTGGTTTTTGGGCCAACAAAACGCCCGCGTTACGCTGATGATTTTAGTGCTGACCAACAGCGTCAATATCGTGCTCGATCTTTGGTTTGTCGTAGGGCTAGGGATGACCAGCGGCGGCGTCGCCCTGGCCAGCGTGATTGCCGATTACAGTGCGCTAACCTTTGGCAGCTATTTAGTACTGCGCCAGCTTGGCCACTTGGAAGGCTGCTTTCAACGGCAGCGACTTTTGGTAGTGTCAGCCTACTCAGCCCTGGTTAATGTTAACGCCAATCTGTTTGTGCGTACTTTAGGGTTACTGTTTGCAATGGCCTTTTTTACCGCTCAAGGGGCACGTCAGGGCGACACGGTGTTAGCCGCTAATGCTGTGCTACTGCAATTTATTATGCTCACTAGCTACGCACTTGATGGCTTCGCCCACGCGGCAGAATCGCTGGTAGGCCGCGCGTATGGGCGGCGTGACTGGCAGGCGTTTGCAGCGATAGTTCGGGCGACAGCACAGTTCTCGTTCTGGACAGCCGCTGTAGCCACCTTTGCCTTCGCATTGGGTGGAAATTATCTAGTTGCCATGCTGACAGGGCTGACAGAGGTTCGTGCCACCGCCGCTAGTTATCTACCGTGGATGATCGTAATGCCATTGATAGCCGTATGGAGCTACTTATTAGATGGCGTTTTTATCGGCACCACCGCTGTGCGCGAAATGCGCAACAGCATTTTTATTGGTCTAGCAGTTTACCTACCAACTTGGTGGCTATCCCAAGGGCTTGGTAACCATGGCCTGTGGTTAGCCTTTACGCTCTTTATGCTCACACGCTCGGTGGTACTGATCGCCTACTACTACCGCTACCGTCAGCGCCACTGGTGCCCTCAGGGCTAA
- a CDS encoding HIT domain-containing protein, whose amino-acid sequence MKMFELDPRLEADTLPLADLPLCRALLMNDARYPWVILVPRSGSVSEVFELSQDEQAQLWRETIALGTVMKETFHGDKLNIATLGNVVSQLHIHLVVRYIDDACWPAPVWGNGSPEPYELALQGSRREQLLAQIEGLKL is encoded by the coding sequence TTGAAAATGTTCGAACTTGACCCACGGCTGGAAGCGGATACTTTGCCGCTCGCCGACCTTCCCCTTTGTCGGGCGCTGCTAATGAACGATGCGCGCTACCCTTGGGTAATTTTGGTCCCCAGGAGCGGCTCAGTCAGCGAAGTATTTGAACTGAGCCAGGATGAACAAGCCCAGCTGTGGCGTGAAACGATCGCGTTGGGGACCGTGATGAAGGAGACATTTCACGGCGATAAGCTCAATATTGCCACCTTAGGTAATGTGGTCAGCCAGCTGCATATTCATTTGGTAGTGCGCTATATAGATGATGCCTGTTGGCCAGCGCCGGTATGGGGAAATGGTAGCCCAGAGCCTTATGAGCTAGCCCTACAGGGCAGTCGCCGCGAACAGTTGCTGGCCCAAATTGAAGGGTTAAAGCTTTAA
- a CDS encoding entericidin A/B family lipoprotein, with the protein MKKLLSISFILLMTAGALAGCNTIAGAGKDVQEGGQAVQDAAS; encoded by the coding sequence ATGAAAAAATTATTAAGTATTAGCTTTATTCTGTTGATGACGGCGGGCGCTCTAGCGGGCTGCAATACCATTGCAGGTGCAGGAAAAGACGTTCAAGAGGGTGGCCAGGCGGTTCAGGATGCGGCGAGTTAA
- the coaD gene encoding pantetheine-phosphate adenylyltransferase, producing MNDQRVNVAVYPGTFDPITNGHFDLIERGARMFDKVVIAVAASPGKQPSLELDTRIALAKTVCASLPNVEVIGFSTLLTTMMHEQGATIILRGLRAVSDFEYELQLANMNRAQNPELESVFLTPAVENSYISSTIVREIAKLGGDISPLVHPQVAEALRKHYTI from the coding sequence ATGAACGATCAGCGTGTGAATGTTGCCGTCTATCCCGGGACCTTTGACCCTATCACCAACGGCCATTTTGATCTTATCGAACGCGGCGCACGGATGTTCGATAAGGTGGTCATTGCCGTCGCGGCGAGCCCCGGCAAGCAGCCTAGTCTTGAGTTAGATACCCGTATCGCGCTGGCCAAAACGGTGTGTGCTTCACTGCCGAACGTAGAGGTCATCGGCTTTTCAACACTTCTGACCACTATGATGCATGAACAGGGTGCCACCATTATTCTACGTGGCCTGCGGGCTGTCTCGGATTTCGAGTACGAGCTACAGCTGGCCAATATGAATCGGGCGCAAAACCCTGAGCTTGAGAGCGTATTTCTCACCCCAGCGGTGGAAAACTCCTATATTTCGTCGACCATCGTGCGAGAAATCGCCAAACTGGGCGGCGATATTTCACCGCTCGTTCACCCGCAGGTCGCAGAGGCACTGCGTAAGCACTACACTATCTAG
- a CDS encoding YfhL family 4Fe-4S dicluster ferredoxin encodes MALMITDECINCDVCEPECPNDAISPGEEIYVIDPNLCTECVGHFDEPQCQQVCPVDCIPLDPERPETHEKLMEKYRIITAA; translated from the coding sequence ATGGCCCTGATGATCACCGACGAATGCATTAACTGCGACGTCTGCGAACCTGAATGCCCCAATGACGCCATCTCTCCTGGCGAAGAGATTTACGTTATTGACCCCAACTTATGCACGGAATGTGTCGGTCACTTTGACGAGCCACAGTGCCAGCAAGTGTGCCCAGTGGACTGCATCCCTCTCGACCCAGAGCGTCCCGAAACCCACGAGAAACTCATGGAGAAGTACCGCATCATTACTGCTGCTTAG